CGTTGCCCTCTTTGATTTTATCGAGCGCCGCAAATCCGCTGTTTACCGTTTCGACGTTTATTCCGTAAGGCATAAGCAGCCCCTTGGCGACAAACAAATTCGTGTCCACGTCGTCAACAACCAAAACTTTTCCGTATGGCATATATTCGCGATTAAGGCGAAGTTTTGAAACTTGTTTTTCGCCCGAGAATGTAAAGTTATTCAGTTTTACCGCAAGTTCCTCGCCAATCGGACGGCATTTAACAATCCCCTGTTTTAGCTCTACCGTAAATGTTGTTCCCTTGCCGTATTCGCTTTCCGCCGTTATTGTGCCTCGCATCATTTCCACAAGGCGTTTTGTAATGTTTAAACCCAAACCCGCGCCCTCGGTTGAGCGGTTTGCCTCCGTGTTAAAACGCGCATACTCCGAAAACAGGCGCTTGCAGTCTTCTTCTTTCATACCCTGCCCCGTGTCTTCCACGACAAAACGAAGTATCGCCTCTTCCCCGCAAATCGTATGATTTACCGAGAGTTTTACATGCCCTTCATCGGTGTATTTTATTGCGTTCGACAGCAGATTATTAAGAATTTGCTTTAAGCGCAACTCGTCTCCGAACAAACTTGAAGGCAAATTTTCATCTACGTCAAGCATAAATTCTATAGGTTTGGAACCGATACGGACGACGTTAACTTGCACGGCGTCGTTTATTAAACTCGGCATATCGTAAGCCGTCGGAGCGAGGTCTAATTTGCCCGAAGCCATTTTTGACATATCCAAAAGGTCGTTTACAATTCCGAGCAGTCCGTTGCCCGAAGCGTATATTTTTTCCAATGCGCCCGCGTGCTCTTCCGTTATGTCGTCTTTTTGCAGTTCTATTTGGGCTATGCCGATTATTGCGTTCATAGGAGTGCGCATTTCGTGCGACACCGTGGCGAAAAACTTGTCTTTGTACTGCGAAGTCGTCTCAAGCGAAGTGAGCGCCGCGCGCAACGATTTTATAACGTCGCCTATAAATATGTTGAACACTACAAATATCAGCGCAATCACTAAAAGCAACACCATAAAAACCACTGCAACCGGGTTTATGAAGTCGTCTAAACTGTTGGGACTGACTGCTACCGAATACCAACCCATAGACGGAATAACGCCGACCGCAACTTCGCCGATATTGGTGCTGAACGTAGTCGTCGTTTGCCCGGAGTCCAGCCTTTTTGCTACGGAAAGAACCCGCTCGATGTCAATTTTGAGCCCCGCGCCTCTGGAAACGGTAATTTCTCCCGCGGGATTATACAGATAAATTTGCGTTTTTTCGTCGTGCCCTCTGTAAAATTCTTGGACAAATTCCGATTGATAAATCCCAATTCCAACAACTCCGACAGGTCTGCCGTCATTGTCGAAAACGGGAGCATTAAGCCATAACATCTCGTCTTTTATGTGAAAATAAAAAGCGTAAGTTCTGCTTAAAGCCGTGTAATACCAGCTGTTTTCGGGAAGAGACGTATCTAAGGCTTCGTCGCCGACTGTAAATTCGCCGTCCGTAAAATGATTGGGGTCAAAAAAATGCGGGTCGTAAATATGCAATATTCTGTCGGAGTGATTTATCCAAGAAATCAACTTAAAAGAGTTGCTGTGTAAATCCGCCACTTCGCTCATTTGCGTTTTTGTAAACGACGTGCCAAAACCCTGCGAAAACCTGAGCGCGACCGACATTTCTTCTATAATCGGCGTCATTTCGTTTATGAATACGTCTCTTTTTATTCGCTCGATTTCTAACATTTGAGTGAGTTCGCCCTTTTTACTCAAGCTGATAACGTATCGCATAGAAACCCTGAACGATATAACTCCCGCCGTAAAAATTATAGCAAACAAAATTGCCGAAAAAGCAACTATTTCCGACATTGAACGCTGTCTGTCGGCAGGTTTATCGCGCCTGAAAAGCGAAATTATTTTGTTCATAGACTTTTCCTTATATCGTCAAATTTATCGTTGATTTCAAAAAACACGTCCGCAATCTTGGGGTCGAAATGTTTGCCCGCGTCTTCCATTATAATACTGACCGCTTTTTCGTGGGTAAACGCTTTTTTGTAAGGTCTGTCGGACACCAGCGCGTCATAAACGTCGGCGATAGCCATAATTCGACCTTGCAGTGAAATGTCCTCGCCTTTTAGCCCTTTGGGATAGCCGCAACCGTTCCATTTTTCGTGGTGGTCGCCCGCAAATAATTTCGCATTTGTAAGGAAACTGTCCGAAACTCCCGTTGTATTGATTATCAAATCTATAATCTCCACGCCTTTATTCGCGTGTTCTTTCATTTGCTCAAATTCTTCGTCGGTAAGTTTGGCGGGTTTGTTCAAAATCAAGTCCGAAACTACTATTTTACCAATGTCGTGCAAACTCGCCGAAGCAACCGCCGCCGTTATATTCCAAGTTTTTATTTTATCCGCGTATATTCCTTTGGCAAGCAAGGTTTCTATTAAAAGATTGGTGTACAAAGTTGTGCGTTCGATGTGTCCGCCCGTAATTTCGTCGCGGTTTTCGACCATATTCGCCAAAACCTGCACAATCCCGTTTCGTATTTTTCGCACTTCTTTTTCTTTTTGCTTTAACTGTTCCGTTCTCTCGCGGATAATTTCGTCAACGTTTAAGTGCATTTGTACGCGATTTATAAGCACGGGTTTTGAAAACGGCTTTGTAATAAAATCGACCGCGCCGAGTTTCAGCCCCTGCGCCTCCGAAATTTCGTCCGCTCTGCCCGTCAAAAATATAACGGGTATTTGCGAATAATTTTCATCGGCTTTAAGTCGTCTTATTGCTTCAAATCCGTTTATTTCGGGCATTTCTATGTCGAGCAAAATAAGGTCGGGGCTAACTTTTTGCAAGATTTCAAACATTCTTTGCGCGCCCGCCGTGGTCAACACTTTATAATTGTCTTCGAGCGCTTCCTCTATCTTCACCAAATTAAAACTTTGGTCATCAACCGCCAAAATTGTTTTCATATCTTTTCTCCTTTTATTTTCTTAACAAATGCGGAAAGCCGTTATTTATATCAGGGTCAATTCCCCAAGTATTAACAAAGTCCCAACCTGCAAAAGTGCTTTGTTGTTTCATTTCGACTTCTTTTCTGACATCTGAATTTATTAAAATACCTTGGTTTGTTCTGTAAAATAGTACATACCTGTCAACATTTAAGAATGTGCGTTCCTTGGAATGAGAATTCTCAATTTCACCTGTAGTAGCATTAACACCAACAAATCCACCGCCAATAATAGAAAATACAAATATATCTACATCGGCGTAGCTGTTTCTTATTATACCGGAATTAGTTCCTACAAATCCGCCGGTAGAAGAAGATAAATGATCTGTTCCCGTTCCTATTACTGTTCCGATAACATAACAATTCTCAATCGTCCCAAAGTTAAAACTTACCAATCCGCCGACAAATAGCCCCATTAAATAAACATTTGTAAGCCCAAGATTTCTTATTATTCCGCTTTCGTCTAATAAATCAAAAAAGCCCATAACACTACCATCGCCGTTCACTCCGTTGATAACATTACCTCTGCCGTTAAAAGTGCCTCTGAAACCCTCCAATGTACCTCTTCCGATGGGTATCCATTCTTCGTCGCTCAAATCAATATCGCTGAGAAGTTCTATATACCAACCCGCAAAATTATACCCGCTGTTTACGCGGTCTCTGAAAGCCTTTAACTCCGAAAGATTGCTTATTGTCATATTTTTAACATCGACGTCTCTCCAAATAAAATCGCCGCAACCGAAAATTACCGACAAAAATACCGCCGCGCCAATAAAAAAGCCGATTTTCTTTATAATTTTCATCTTTGCCCCCTAACTCTTGTTAATGTATAACCGATACTAAGAGTATAAGCCATACCGAGACCGTTATCATAAACAAAACTATCCGTCTCTTTCAAAAAATCTACGGGGTTTCTTCTGTATCCGAGCATAAATCTGTTTGTGATATCGATGTTCTTCTCTCTGCCGATTAGCAATTTATGGAAAGCGCCGACAAAATTCATATTTATTTCTTTGTCTCGACCAAGCCACGTTCCGTTATAGTTCCGAAAATCTACATAAGCGCCGCTGAAATGAGCGCCCGCGCCAAGCCCCAAGACATTTTTTACGCCGCCGTCCTTGTTGAAGCACATTCCAATGTTAAACCAGCCGCCTAAAAACGCCGCGCCCAAACTTAATTCCGAAGATAAATACAAGCCGTTTGTGTTGATTTTGCCAAACTCCGCGGTTGCTCCAACGCCCATTACCGCGCCCGTCGTTATAAATTCGGGACGAACGGAAAACACGCGATAACTCTTAAATTCGCTTTCAAACTGCGCTCTGAAAAATTGCTCCCTCAACTGCTCGTCGCGCTCTATTTGCTCTCGAAACATCTCCGTTGCCTCGCTCAAATCATTTTCGAGGGTTTCGCGCGCCGATTTCTCGCCCGTTTCGAGCGCGTCAA
This DNA window, taken from Chitinivibrionia bacterium, encodes the following:
- a CDS encoding response regulator, with amino-acid sequence MKTILAVDDQSFNLVKIEEALEDNYKVLTTAGAQRMFEILQKVSPDLILLDIEMPEINGFEAIRRLKADENYSQIPVIFLTGRADEISEAQGLKLGAVDFITKPFSKPVLINRVQMHLNVDEIIRERTEQLKQKEKEVRKIRNGIVQVLANMVENRDEITGGHIERTTLYTNLLIETLLAKGIYADKIKTWNITAAVASASLHDIGKIVVSDLILNKPAKLTDEEFEQMKEHANKGVEIIDLIINTTGVSDSFLTNAKLFAGDHHEKWNGCGYPKGLKGEDISLQGRIMAIADVYDALVSDRPYKKAFTHEKAVSIIMEDAGKHFDPKIADVFFEINDKFDDIRKSL
- a CDS encoding ATP-binding protein; this encodes MNKIISLFRRDKPADRQRSMSEIVAFSAILFAIIFTAGVISFRVSMRYVISLSKKGELTQMLEIERIKRDVFINEMTPIIEEMSVALRFSQGFGTSFTKTQMSEVADLHSNSFKLISWINHSDRILHIYDPHFFDPNHFTDGEFTVGDEALDTSLPENSWYYTALSRTYAFYFHIKDEMLWLNAPVFDNDGRPVGVVGIGIYQSEFVQEFYRGHDEKTQIYLYNPAGEITVSRGAGLKIDIERVLSVAKRLDSGQTTTTFSTNIGEVAVGVIPSMGWYSVAVSPNSLDDFINPVAVVFMVLLLVIALIFVVFNIFIGDVIKSLRAALTSLETTSQYKDKFFATVSHEMRTPMNAIIGIAQIELQKDDITEEHAGALEKIYASGNGLLGIVNDLLDMSKMASGKLDLAPTAYDMPSLINDAVQVNVVRIGSKPIEFMLDVDENLPSSLFGDELRLKQILNNLLSNAIKYTDEGHVKLSVNHTICGEEAILRFVVEDTGQGMKEEDCKRLFSEYARFNTEANRSTEGAGLGLNITKRLVEMMRGTITAESEYGKGTTFTVELKQGIVKCRPIGEELAVKLNNFTFSGEKQVSKLRLNREYMPYGKVLVVDDVDTNLFVAKGLLMPYGINVETVNSGFAALDKIKEGN